GTGGAGAAGGACATGCCCGGCTTCGTGGTAGGGCCCAAGGAAAACAAGCTCGGCATCCGCGGCTCCGATACACACTCGTTGATGTTTACGGACGTAAAGGTGCCTAAGGAAAACCGCATCGGCGAAGATGGTTTCGGCTTCAAGTTCGCCATGCAGACCCTGGCCGGCGGCCGTATCGGCATTGCGGCCCAGGCGTTAGGTATTGCTTCCGGCGCTTTCGAGCTGGCCCTGAAGTACTCGAAGGAGCGTAAGGCCTTCGGCGTCGAAATCGCCAAGCACCAAGCTATTCAGTTTAAGCTGGCCGACATGGCTACCAACATCGATGCTGCCCGCCTCTTATGCTTGCAGGCCGCCAACGATAAGGACTCCCATCAGGACTACGCCAAGTCGGGCGCCATGGCCAAACTCTTCGCTTCGAAAGTTGCTATGGAAACAGCCGTTGAAGCCGTGCAGGTGCATGGTGGCTACGGTTTTGTGAAAGAATTCCACGTAGAGCGCCTAATGCGCGATGCCAAAATCACGCAAATTTATGAGGGAACTTCTGAGATTCAGAAAATTGTAATCTCTCGTGAATTGTTGAAGTAGATTTGGAATTGCCTAAAAGTCAGATTCATTGCATTAAACCCAGCCAAAAATTGGCTGGGTTTTTCGTTTTTGTGAATTTTTATATGTTATTTTGCATTGTCTAAATCCAGCCTTTCCACTGGCCGGTTTTATGCCGGTACCCCAACCACCCCCTAGAATATGGAAGATTACAATAAAGTGATAGAGTCGCTTGGTGTACGATACATTAAAGCGAAAAATCTGGTCCTGCAGCAGCCGTTTACGGTTCGGAATTACTATGATGTCGGCAACAATCTGATCCTGCTTCACAAGGGCAAGATTGCCTTCGGCGACGAGGAACAAGTGGTGGAGGAAGGCGAAATGCTCTTCATCCCCGGTGGCCGCGCTACCAAGGTTAGCTACGGCGAAGCAGCTGGGAAGTCAATTACCAACGACGACCTGATTAGCAACAAAGACAAGTTCTTCCACTCCAACGCCGACCTGGACCTGATTGGCGATGCCGAGGAAAGCCACAGCCACGTGAGCTTTGAGGCTAAGGTGTTTGACTCGGTCAACTTCTTCGCCTCGCTCGACGTGCCCGC
Above is a genomic segment from Hymenobacter cellulosivorans containing:
- a CDS encoding acyl-CoA dehydrogenase → MDFQLTEEQLAVQSAARDFAQTELWAGVIERDEHQKFPTEQIKKMGELGFLGMMVSPEYGGGGMDTVSYVLAMEEISKVDASCSVIMSVNNSLVCWGLEKYGNEEQKRKWLPKLTSGEIIGAFCLSEPEAGSDATMQRTTAEDKGDYYLLNGTKNWITNGSSASVYLVIAQTNPELKHRGINAFIVEKDMPGFVVGPKENKLGIRGSDTHSLMFTDVKVPKENRIGEDGFGFKFAMQTLAGGRIGIAAQALGIASGAFELALKYSKERKAFGVEIAKHQAIQFKLADMATNIDAARLLCLQAANDKDSHQDYAKSGAMAKLFASKVAMETAVEAVQVHGGYGFVKEFHVERLMRDAKITQIYEGTSEIQKIVISRELLK